A genomic segment from Lusitaniella coriacea LEGE 07157 encodes:
- a CDS encoding DUF72 domain-containing protein, with the protein MSNVPVSSRNFYLGCAVWSYKGWLGEFYPPKSRPQDFLQLYSQRLTAVEGNTTFYAVPNQSIVARWAAETSPGFKFCPKFPKTITHGGLLEPKIPEALSFIKRIQGLEDRAGIIFAQLPPSYSPQSLKDLQGFLAALPAKEVDLALEVRHPDWFKSPYCEQLRDLLDELGIATVLLDTRPIYNCPDDPQLNSERRKPQVPLQPIVTGKRSLIRFISHPQSQYNEAYLSEWVDRVREWLAEGVQLYFFVHCPQEARSPHTARTFQKLLEQKGVPIPPLPWDNIVPPSQQLSLF; encoded by the coding sequence ATGTCCAATGTCCCAGTTTCCAGCAGGAATTTCTATCTCGGTTGTGCGGTTTGGTCTTATAAAGGTTGGTTGGGTGAGTTCTATCCCCCGAAAAGTCGCCCCCAAGACTTTTTGCAGCTTTACAGCCAGCGATTGACCGCAGTTGAGGGCAACACCACCTTTTATGCAGTCCCTAATCAGTCGATAGTGGCGCGTTGGGCAGCCGAAACTTCACCTGGATTTAAATTTTGCCCTAAATTTCCCAAAACTATTACTCACGGCGGTTTGCTTGAACCCAAAATTCCCGAAGCCCTCAGTTTCATCAAACGCATTCAAGGGTTGGAAGACCGCGCGGGAATCATTTTCGCACAACTTCCCCCCAGTTATAGCCCTCAATCCCTCAAAGATTTGCAAGGGTTTTTGGCTGCATTACCCGCGAAAGAAGTCGATTTAGCGCTGGAAGTGCGGCATCCGGATTGGTTCAAATCTCCCTATTGCGAGCAACTTCGCGATCTTCTTGATGAGTTGGGGATTGCAACGGTACTGTTGGATACGCGCCCAATTTACAACTGTCCCGACGATCCTCAATTGAATTCCGAACGACGCAAACCCCAGGTTCCCCTGCAACCCATCGTAACGGGAAAACGCAGTTTGATTCGCTTCATCAGCCATCCGCAATCCCAGTACAATGAGGCGTATCTGTCCGAATGGGTCGATCGCGTCCGGGAATGGTTAGCAGAAGGCGTGCAACTCTACTTTTTTGTCCATTGTCCGCAAGAAGCGCGATCGCCTCACACTGCGCGTACATTTCAAAAACTTTTAGAACAAAAAGGCGTACCGATTCCCCCGCTTCCTTGGGATAATATCGTTCCACCTTCCCAACAATTGAGTTTGTTTTAA
- a CDS encoding ABC transporter ATP-binding protein, whose translation NPSPRPPVPVSEETSSPVTQSPLLCARHLRVGFPMRGIFGQTQRYLMAVNDVSFDVYRGETLGLVGESGCGKSTLARTLLRLTPVMDGTIEFEGQNITHLSGKQLRRLRRDIQIVFQNPYNSLDPRMSIGKTVMEPLKIHGVGKGRRDRKDRVAYLLERVGLNPDWMKRYPHEFSGGQRQRVCIARALALNPKFIICDESVSALDVSVQAQVLNLLKELQGEFGLTYIFISHDLSVVKFMSDRAIVMNKGKIEEMGQAEQIYQNPQAAYTRQLIASIPTGGFVEQGAITGD comes from the coding sequence TCAATCCGTCACCCCGTCCCCCCGTCCCCGTTTCAGAAGAAACGTCATCCCCCGTCACCCAATCTCCTCTCCTCTGCGCGCGTCACCTGCGAGTCGGCTTCCCTATGCGCGGCATTTTTGGACAAACCCAACGGTATTTGATGGCGGTTAATGATGTCTCCTTCGATGTCTATCGCGGGGAAACCTTGGGATTGGTGGGAGAGTCCGGTTGCGGCAAATCCACCCTAGCGCGTACCCTGCTGCGCCTCACTCCGGTGATGGATGGCACAATTGAATTTGAAGGACAAAACATTACGCACCTATCGGGGAAACAGTTGCGCCGTCTGCGTCGAGACATTCAAATCGTCTTCCAAAATCCTTATAATTCCCTCGATCCGCGCATGAGTATCGGGAAAACGGTTATGGAACCGTTAAAGATTCATGGGGTGGGGAAAGGTAGGCGCGATCGCAAGGATCGCGTGGCGTACTTATTAGAACGGGTGGGTTTAAACCCAGATTGGATGAAACGTTATCCCCACGAATTTTCCGGGGGACAGCGCCAACGGGTGTGTATTGCCAGAGCTTTGGCGCTCAATCCGAAGTTTATTATTTGTGATGAGTCCGTGTCGGCGTTGGATGTTTCCGTTCAGGCGCAAGTCTTAAATTTACTCAAAGAATTGCAAGGAGAGTTTGGCTTAACCTATATTTTTATCTCCCACGATTTGAGTGTGGTGAAGTTTATGAGCGATCGCGCGATCGTCATGAATAAAGGGAAAATTGAGGAAATGGGTCAAGCGGAACAAATTTATCAAAATCCCCAAGCGGCATATACTCGCCAGTTAATTGCCTCAATTCCGACGGGGGGATTTGTCGAACAAGGCGCAATTACAGGCGATTAG